GACTGATTGGGATTTTTAGAGTAATTACTCTAGAGGTCAACCCCGTGTTTCCCCTTTGATTGGATTGGCCCCGTATGACTGGCACCAAAACGCGCATTCTGGACACCGCCCTGGACCTGTTTAATCGCCACGGCGAGCGCAATGTCACCACCAACCACATCGCGGAGGCCCTCGGGATCAGTCCAGGCAATCTGTACTATCACTTCCGCAACAAGACAGCGATCGTGGCGGCGTTGTTCGAACGTTACCGTCAACAGATCTGGGAATGGCTGCCGCCACCCAAGGGGGAATTGACCTGGCAGGACAAGATGCACTACCTGCAGGGGATTCTGGAGTCGATGTGGCAGGGCCGGTTTCTGCATCGGGATTTGCCGCATTTTCTCCACCAGGATCCGGAGTTGCGTGCCGAATACACGCAGTTCGTGCAAGATGGCATGGAGCGCGGGCTGCAGATTTATCAGGGATTGCGCGCCAGCGGTCTGATCGAGGCCAGCGATGAGGACCTGCGTGCCCTGATGGTGAATACCTGGGTACTGGCGATGTCGTGGCCGGGCCTGACCCACGGTCTCAATCCCGCCGCCGCTGAGAACGAGACCCTGGATCGGGCGCTGTTGCGTCAGGGCATTTATCAGATCGTGTGCCTGGAAGCGCCCTATCTGAGGGGGGAGGCTCTAAATCATCTGGATGCCATGAAGGCGGAATTCCGGGTTGGCGACACCACGGTGAACCTGTTGTTCACGGCATCCGACCCCCATGTCGGGGAGGTGTCAAACGGCTGAGCTTGGCAGATCGTGGGGCAATCGCTATCGTTATACGAGATAAAAATCACGCATAACGAGAAAATGTGCCGTCACGGAGTCCCATGAGCTCAGTCCGAACCACCACCGCCAAGAAGGCCAGGCCCGTCACCAGCACCACTCTGGCCAAGGCGTCTCTGTTGCTGCGCACGGTCGCGCGCACTTTCCCCACCGGAGGGACTCTGTCACGGATTGCCCGCGAGGTGGGGATGAATACCGCCACCGCGCACCGGCTGCTGACCGCTCTTGCCCACGAAGGCTTGCTGACCTTCGACCCCTATGTGAAGACCTACCACGTGGGATTCGAGCTGCTCGACATCGCCGAGTCCGCCCAGGCGGTGGCGCCGGATCTGCAGCTGCGGCAGCGGCTGAGACCAATGCTCAAGAATATTTCCCGGCGCACCGAGGAATCTACTTACCTGTCGATTCGTTCCAATCGGGATTCGGTGTGCATTGACCTTTCCGAAGGCACCTATCCGATCAGTGCCAACACCCTGATGGTCGGGGCCCGCCGGCCGCTGGGGATCGGGGCCGGCTCCTGTTCGCTGCTGGCGTCCCTGCCAGTGGAGGAAGGCGACCGCATGCTGTTGCTCAATCAGGACCGCTATGAGCGCTATTCGGGTATCACC
This sequence is a window from Alloalcanivorax dieselolei B5. Protein-coding genes within it:
- a CDS encoding TetR/AcrR family transcriptional regulator: MTGTKTRILDTALDLFNRHGERNVTTNHIAEALGISPGNLYYHFRNKTAIVAALFERYRQQIWEWLPPPKGELTWQDKMHYLQGILESMWQGRFLHRDLPHFLHQDPELRAEYTQFVQDGMERGLQIYQGLRASGLIEASDEDLRALMVNTWVLAMSWPGLTHGLNPAAAENETLDRALLRQGIYQIVCLEAPYLRGEALNHLDAMKAEFRVGDTTVNLLFTASDPHVGEVSNG
- a CDS encoding IclR family transcriptional regulator; this translates as MSSVRTTTAKKARPVTSTTLAKASLLLRTVARTFPTGGTLSRIAREVGMNTATAHRLLTALAHEGLLTFDPYVKTYHVGFELLDIAESAQAVAPDLQLRQRLRPMLKNISRRTEESTYLSIRSNRDSVCIDLSEGTYPISANTLMVGARRPLGIGAGSCSLLASLPVEEGDRMLLLNQDRYERYSGITLSEVRQWLLEYRRDGFAFNNGRIIPEVAAMGMAFRVPGSGQDVAVSVASVVSRMNEERRRMVIDVIRDEISRLQE